The genomic interval AACCTCTTGCACTTTAAAACTTAGAAAAAACACAGAAACAAATCTATACATTCTTTCTTACTCTCATCACAAGTCACCTACCTTCTCCTCATCCCTAAAAGTACTTCCACAAAAAGGAAAACAAAAACAAAGTCAATGCAAATTTACACCCAATTACAGCATTATTTAGAATATACTTATGTTACACCTTAACCTATGAGGCTTAGCAAACTTCTGTCCTTGATAAGAGAGTATGTAACTTACGAAAATATTTCTAAAGATATAGAGATCACTGATCTCTGCGAAGACTCTAGGTATTCCGAAATAAACCAGAATACCCTATTTTTTGCTATAGAAGGGAGTAAAGTTGATGCTACAAAGTTCATCCCCGAGCTTATTGAAAGAGGCTGTAGAACATTTATAGCTAGCAAACCTGTGGAAATTAGTGACAAGAATATCAACATCGTAGTTGTAAATAACATAAGAAGAGTCCAAGCAATTGTCTCAAAACATTTTTTTGGGAAACCTGATGAGAAACTAAAAGTTCTAGGAGTTACTGGAACCAAGGGAAAAACTACAATTTCTTACATGATCTTCAACGCACTAAGAGGTATCGGAATGAAAGGCGGACTTATCGGAACAATAGAATACAAGATTGATGATTCTTCCATTCCAGCTGAGAATACTACTCCCGGTCCTCTTCAAATATACACTCTCCTCAGCGACATTGTAAACAACTCTGGAGAATTTGTATCTATGGAAGTCTCGTCACACGGACTAGAAACCGAAAGAGTATACGGGGTGAAGTTTGATGTAGGAGTATTCACAAATCTCTCAAGAGAACATTTGGACTTCCACAAAGATATGGAGAGCTACTTCAATGCAAAGATGAAACTATTCCACAATATCAAATTACACAACCCTGAAGGCACAGCTGTGATTAATATTGACACCGAATGGGGAAATAGAGCTTATGAAATTGCTAAAAACCTAGGACTAAGAACTATAACCTGTTCCATCAAAAACACTGCAGACATCATCGCTAGAGATATTACAATCTCAATAGATGGCAACAGGTTCACAATTGAATGCAACGGTAAGAGTTATAAAGCCAAGACAAAGATGGCAGGACTTCATAATGTCTACAACGCTATATGTAGCCTAGGGGCGGTTTTATCAGTTGCAGATGAGAACAAAATTCCGGAGGTAATTGAACACATAGGTGAAACTACCGTCAAGGGCAGATTTCAGGTAATCAAAAGTAATAGGGGGTTCTTTGTTGCGATTGACTACGCTCATACTCCTGACTCTCTTGAAAAGACACTTGAGACCGGACGAACTTTTTCTCCAACCAGACTTACAGTCGTATTTGGTGCAGGTGGTGACAGAGATAGGGGCAAAAGACCTCTGATGGGTGAAGTTGCAGTAAAACTTGCTGACAAAGTAATAATAACTAGCGATAACCCTAGGACAGAAAATCCTACCAACATAATAATGGACATTCTGAGCGGAATTTCTGAAGACGGAATGAGAAAGGTAAAAGTCATAGAAGACAGAAGAAAGGCCATAAACACCGCTCTTAAGGAAGCAATTGAAGGAGAACTGATCATAATAGCCGGTAAAGGACACGAAGAGTATCAAATCATAGGCACCCAGAAACTACACTTTTCTGATATTGAGGAAGTAACAAAAAGCGAGTATTTCTAAACCTTCCTAACTATCAGCTTTATACCCTCAACCTCCACAACTTCAACTCTTTCACCTACACCAATGCTCTCGTTAGGATTCTGAGAAATAGCATTCCAATCAGTTATGCCGTTTATAGGTATATCAAGGCGCACCTTACCCATCTTGCCACCAACTATAGGCTGTATAACCTCTCCCTTCATACCTATATACCTGAATACAGGATCACGGTCCTGAGGTTTTTTCAAAAGCATTCTCTTTCTATAGTAAAGAAAACCCATAACAAAAACCGCAGACAACACTAACCAAGCCAATAGCTGTAA from Brevinematia bacterium carries:
- a CDS encoding UDP-N-acetylmuramoyl-L-alanyl-D-glutamate--2,6-diaminopimelate ligase — its product is MRLSKLLSLIREYVTYENISKDIEITDLCEDSRYSEINQNTLFFAIEGSKVDATKFIPELIERGCRTFIASKPVEISDKNINIVVVNNIRRVQAIVSKHFFGKPDEKLKVLGVTGTKGKTTISYMIFNALRGIGMKGGLIGTIEYKIDDSSIPAENTTPGPLQIYTLLSDIVNNSGEFVSMEVSSHGLETERVYGVKFDVGVFTNLSREHLDFHKDMESYFNAKMKLFHNIKLHNPEGTAVINIDTEWGNRAYEIAKNLGLRTITCSIKNTADIIARDITISIDGNRFTIECNGKSYKAKTKMAGLHNVYNAICSLGAVLSVADENKIPEVIEHIGETTVKGRFQVIKSNRGFFVAIDYAHTPDSLEKTLETGRTFSPTRLTVVFGAGGDRDRGKRPLMGEVAVKLADKVIITSDNPRTENPTNIIMDILSGISEDGMRKVKVIEDRRKAINTALKEAIEGELIIIAGKGHEEYQIIGTQKLHFSDIEEVTKSEYF
- a CDS encoding NfeD family protein, whose product is MEVEVANAVTNVVTNVGVTNNSGVFQVIGTPGLEYWIWASIGTLCFVLEIVVPGFIFFWLGLSAIFVSVLTLFLLKTLELQLLAWLVLSAVFVMGFLYYRKRMLLKKPQDRDPVFRYIGMKGEVIQPIVGGKMGKVRLDIPINGITDWNAISQNPNESIGVGERVEVVEVEGIKLIVRKV